Proteins from a genomic interval of Candidatus Rubidus massiliensis:
- the rsmD gene encoding Ribosomal RNA small subunit methyltransferase D, whose product MRIVAGKYKNKYLETPRGDITRPTSSQLREALFNIVQHYIEDATFLDLFAGSGAMGFEALSRGAKEVTFIDNDRHSIISIKKNAKLLEVEKQVKIFTVDALEGVQKLIKNKQSFSIIYIDPPYTTKIEESLATQLLTLIDRSSLLTSGGHLFLEESKDYHLPQNLTQLQFIDSRRLGRSFLYQFKQP is encoded by the coding sequence ATGAGAATTGTTGCTGGAAAATATAAAAACAAGTATTTAGAAACGCCTCGTGGAGATATTACGAGGCCAACGTCTAGTCAATTGAGAGAAGCTTTATTCAACATTGTGCAACACTACATTGAAGACGCAACCTTCTTAGATTTGTTTGCAGGATCGGGCGCCATGGGATTTGAAGCGCTCAGCCGTGGCGCTAAAGAAGTTACCTTTATAGATAACGATCGTCATTCCATTATAAGTATAAAAAAAAACGCTAAGCTATTAGAAGTTGAAAAACAAGTTAAGATTTTTACAGTTGATGCTTTAGAAGGGGTCCAAAAACTTATCAAAAATAAGCAAAGCTTCTCTATTATCTATATAGATCCTCCTTATACTACTAAGATAGAAGAATCTCTTGCTACACAATTGTTAACGCTCATTGATAGATCCTCTTTACTAACGAGTGGGGGTCACCTTTTTTTAGAAGAATCCAAAGACTATCATTTACCTCAAAATCTAACTCAGCTTCAATTTATCGATTCCAGACGCCTAGGAAGGTCATTTCTCTATCAATTTAAACAACCTTAA
- a CDS encoding putative O-linked N-acetylglucosamine transferase, SPINDLY family produces the protein MTSYTIKNDNYFQINEEKAAPDITTIIEEKIHFFQKRMKLYSLYHYLFLFIGIFEITLITVFSSFFFKSAFIALVVALFFLTFFSYFITRLYVENKKPLQIQQGVEDFLENYQHFINYEINSPEYFLAMANVCCKLADSLCSVEYLFYNFPKKIPFFKKFVERISFWLHWEEVFLFKEHLLKKAVAFHLEVIKLFPTQLKYHAGLANCYVMLSGLYADPRKIDGLEEIDWIPPDRYNKQIEKKFQETAKKAIEEFKILSEYAPNDPWVHEQLAFSYHDLQMYEEEIQEYETINRLKPDDLEALFKLGVLYFKLGKNAKGLQIYEKLKKYRYSKAEQLITFYGS, from the coding sequence ATGACCTCCTATACCATAAAAAATGACAATTATTTTCAGATCAATGAAGAAAAAGCAGCACCTGATATAACCACGATAATCGAAGAGAAAATTCATTTTTTTCAAAAAAGAATGAAACTTTATTCTTTATATCATTATTTATTTTTATTTATTGGAATATTTGAAATAACGTTAATAACAGTATTTTCGTCCTTTTTTTTTAAATCTGCGTTTATCGCCTTAGTTGTTGCTTTATTTTTTTTAACATTTTTTTCTTATTTTATTACAAGATTATATGTAGAAAACAAAAAACCTCTTCAAATTCAACAAGGTGTAGAAGACTTTTTAGAAAATTATCAACATTTCATAAACTATGAGATAAATAGTCCTGAATATTTTTTAGCTATGGCAAACGTTTGTTGCAAATTAGCTGATAGTCTTTGTAGCGTTGAATATTTATTTTATAATTTTCCTAAAAAAATCCCTTTTTTTAAAAAATTTGTAGAGAGGATTAGCTTTTGGCTTCATTGGGAAGAAGTCTTTTTATTCAAAGAGCATTTATTAAAAAAAGCCGTCGCATTTCATCTAGAAGTAATTAAACTTTTCCCCACACAATTAAAATATCACGCCGGTTTAGCTAATTGTTATGTTATGTTATCGGGATTATATGCTGACCCTAGAAAAATTGATGGTTTAGAAGAAATTGATTGGATACCCCCTGATAGATATAACAAACAGATTGAAAAAAAGTTTCAAGAAACTGCCAAAAAAGCTATAGAAGAATTTAAAATATTAAGTGAATATGCGCCCAACGATCCTTGGGTTCATGAACAATTAGCTTTTAGTTATCACGATTTACAAATGTATGAAGAAGAAATTCAAGAATATGAAACTATTAACCGTTTAAAACCGGATGATTTAGAGGCATTGTTTAAATTAGGCGTGCTTTATTTTAAATTAGGAAAAAATGCAAAAGGGTTACAAATTTACGAAAAACTCAAAAAATATAGATATAGCAAAGCTGAACAATTAATTACTTTTTATGGCTCATAA
- the nqrA gene encoding Na(+)-translocating NADH-quinone reductase subunit A: protein MLIKIKKGLDIPIKGKPEGEYKKLDLELENQKRESKKVALTLDTFDDVKFRLLTKVGDVVKIGEPLAESKDFPGVMFVAPASGTISEITRGLKRRLLNIIIDVQEKEEYLEFPKISSYTPENLISLLKMSGCLTKIRKRPFTTLPDPNKLPRNIFVKAIESAPFTPPAEYQVLHHEKEFQAGLDALAKLTKNSVHLVYKQGSTFKPFIDAKNVVKHTVDGPHPAGNVSLHIQKIDPIGFVDDVIWTIQARDVVQIGYLILHGRYWIDKIISIAGPGIIENKIGYFKVREGISIKSLVAGRIRNEDTRLISGNPLTGHEVNTSDFLGYFDTVFCAIPENYKREFMHFFRLGTKKFSFTRAYLTGHLNNEGKEYEFTTNQHGEERPFIASNIYDKVQPLDIPTVLLVKSVMAENFDVAEQYGLLEVDSEDFALPEFIDPSKIEMTEIIKLGLKKYRVEMSG, encoded by the coding sequence ATGTTAATAAAAATAAAAAAAGGATTGGATATTCCAATAAAAGGAAAACCAGAAGGTGAATATAAAAAATTAGATCTTGAGTTAGAAAATCAAAAAAGAGAATCTAAAAAAGTAGCCTTAACCTTAGATACATTTGATGATGTAAAATTTCGTTTATTAACAAAAGTCGGTGATGTTGTAAAAATTGGAGAGCCCTTAGCTGAAAGCAAAGATTTTCCAGGGGTTATGTTTGTAGCCCCAGCTTCTGGAACAATTAGTGAAATTACGCGAGGGTTAAAAAGAAGGCTTTTAAATATCATTATCGATGTGCAAGAAAAAGAAGAATATCTAGAATTTCCAAAAATTAGTAGTTATACGCCAGAAAATTTAATCTCTTTACTCAAAATGAGTGGGTGTTTGACTAAGATTAGAAAAAGACCTTTTACGACTTTACCAGATCCCAATAAATTGCCACGCAATATTTTTGTAAAAGCAATAGAATCAGCCCCTTTTACGCCTCCAGCTGAATATCAAGTCTTACATCATGAAAAAGAATTTCAAGCCGGTCTCGATGCATTAGCAAAGTTAACAAAAAATTCAGTTCATCTAGTTTACAAGCAAGGTTCAACATTTAAGCCGTTCATTGATGCCAAAAATGTTGTAAAGCATACTGTAGATGGGCCTCATCCTGCCGGAAATGTTTCTCTACACATCCAAAAAATCGACCCTATTGGATTTGTCGATGATGTTATTTGGACAATTCAGGCAAGAGATGTTGTACAAATTGGTTATCTAATCTTGCATGGTCGATATTGGATAGATAAAATCATTAGCATTGCAGGTCCTGGTATCATTGAAAATAAAATTGGCTACTTTAAAGTAAGAGAAGGTATTTCCATCAAAAGTTTAGTAGCTGGTAGAATTAGAAACGAGGACACGCGTTTGATTTCAGGCAATCCTTTAACTGGACACGAAGTAAACACTTCTGATTTTCTTGGATATTTTGATACAGTTTTTTGTGCTATCCCAGAAAATTATAAAAGAGAATTTATGCATTTTTTCCGATTAGGAACTAAAAAGTTTTCTTTTACTCGAGCTTATTTAACTGGCCATTTGAATAATGAAGGTAAAGAATATGAGTTTACAACTAATCAACATGGTGAAGAAAGACCATTTATAGCATCTAATATTTACGATAAAGTGCAGCCTTTAGATATACCAACGGTTTTACTGGTTAAATCTGTTATGGCCGAAAATTTTGATGTTGCTGAGCAATATGGCTTATTAGAAGTGGATAGTGAAGATTTTGCATTACCTGAATTTATTGATCCTTCCAAAATTGAAATGACAGAAATTATTAAGTTGGGTTTAAAAAAATATAGAGTTGAAATGTCGGGATAG
- a CDS encoding putative aminodeoxychorismate lyase, with protein sequence MKIILSLSLVCLFLVQIWGCHKKEERHVSIPPGYTVLEVAKKIDSIKCLKGKIKSIPKEGYALPGKYVYQCDTYKQTLIDEMKKNMATFLSKAWDNRSKDLPLYNSEEALILASIVEKEAGKRADKKRIAGVFINRLRNGMKLQSDPTVMYGITNGLHPFNRKITKEDLVNNNAFNTYVIDRLPKHPICCPSLASIQAVLHPIETKDLYFVADGKGDLNYSKTYDEHMQNVAKWRKIEKTLKSIKK encoded by the coding sequence GTGAAAATTATTCTAAGTTTAAGCTTAGTTTGCCTTTTTTTAGTTCAAATTTGGGGATGTCATAAAAAGGAAGAAAGGCATGTTTCCATTCCTCCTGGATATACTGTATTGGAAGTAGCAAAAAAAATAGATTCTATTAAATGTCTGAAAGGCAAGATAAAATCGATACCAAAAGAAGGCTATGCTTTACCTGGCAAATACGTTTATCAATGTGACACATATAAACAGACGCTTATAGACGAAATGAAAAAAAATATGGCAACATTTTTATCTAAAGCTTGGGATAACAGAAGCAAAGATTTGCCTCTTTATAACAGTGAAGAAGCTTTAATTTTGGCATCTATAGTTGAAAAAGAAGCTGGAAAAAGAGCTGATAAAAAAAGAATTGCAGGTGTTTTTATAAATCGTTTAAGAAACGGAATGAAATTGCAGTCTGATCCCACAGTTATGTATGGCATTACAAATGGTTTACATCCCTTTAACCGTAAGATAACAAAAGAAGATTTAGTAAATAACAATGCCTTTAATACATACGTCATCGATCGTTTACCAAAACACCCTATCTGTTGCCCAAGTTTAGCTTCTATCCAAGCCGTTTTACATCCGATAGAGACTAAAGACTTATATTTTGTAGCAGACGGAAAGGGGGATCTTAATTATAGTAAAACATATGATGAACATATGCAAAACGTAGCTAAGTGGAGAAAAATAGAAAAAACTTTAAAAAGTATAAAAAAATAA
- the hemB gene encoding Delta-aminolevulinic acid dehydratase has protein sequence MKELLTNTFFNSKRPRRNRMSNNIRNLVQETRLDVHDLVAPLFVTEGNNSIQPIKSLPGVFRYSIDQLLEEIALLQSLGINAINLFPLIPNAKKSLDGSEAWNNENLICTAIRQIKQFFPNLCVMADVALDPYTTHGHDGIINQKNYVDNDLTLQSLGLMSLALAEAGTDIIAPSDMMDGRVGYLRKILDQNYYTQVGILSYAVKYASSLYGPFREALQSQLQFGDKKTYQMNPANSREALLEAKLDEEEGADILLIKPASLYLDIIYKIKESINLPIAAYHVSGEYAMLMAAQQKGWIDGPKVLEETLLSIKRAGADFIFTYGAKEMAQILQNKC, from the coding sequence ATGAAAGAATTACTGACGAATACTTTTTTTAATAGCAAAAGACCTCGACGCAATCGAATGTCAAACAATATACGCAATTTAGTGCAAGAAACAAGATTAGATGTCCATGATCTGGTTGCTCCACTTTTTGTAACCGAAGGAAATAATAGCATTCAACCAATAAAAAGTCTTCCAGGGGTTTTTCGCTATTCCATTGATCAGTTATTAGAAGAAATTGCTTTATTACAATCGCTTGGCATTAATGCTATCAACTTATTTCCTTTAATACCCAATGCAAAAAAAAGTTTAGATGGTTCTGAAGCTTGGAATAATGAAAATCTTATCTGCACTGCTATTCGTCAAATCAAACAGTTTTTTCCAAATCTTTGTGTTATGGCAGACGTCGCCTTAGATCCTTATACCACCCATGGTCATGATGGGATAATTAATCAAAAAAATTACGTAGATAATGATTTAACTTTACAAAGTTTAGGACTTATGAGTTTAGCTTTAGCAGAAGCTGGAACAGATATAATCGCTCCAAGTGATATGATGGATGGAAGAGTTGGCTATTTGCGAAAAATTTTAGATCAAAATTACTATACTCAAGTGGGTATTTTATCCTACGCTGTCAAATATGCTTCAAGCCTTTATGGCCCTTTTAGAGAGGCTTTGCAATCCCAATTACAATTTGGCGACAAAAAAACATACCAAATGAACCCAGCTAATTCTCGAGAAGCATTACTTGAAGCCAAACTAGATGAAGAAGAGGGTGCTGATATTCTTTTAATTAAGCCAGCAAGCCTCTATTTAGATATAATTTACAAAATTAAAGAAAGCATAAATTTGCCTATAGCTGCTTACCATGTAAGTGGAGAATATGCCATGTTAATGGCTGCTCAGCAAAAAGGTTGGATAGATGGTCCAAAAGTTTTAGAAGAAACTTTACTTTCCATTAAACGTGCTGGAGCCGATTTTATTTTTACTTATGGTGCCAAAGAAATGGCACAAATATTGCAGAATAAATGTTGA
- the bcp gene encoding Putative peroxiredoxin bcp, with protein sequence MNYKINVGDKLPEFTATDQYGNIFSTKDFSKKFLVIYFYPKDNTPGCTKEACNFRDYSKEFEALDASVIGVSPDGIKSHQKFTEKYQLNFPLLVDENKELCKYFDVLQNKSSFGVDYVGIERSTFILNKQGELLWLERPVKVEGHIDRVLDALKKLM encoded by the coding sequence ATGAATTATAAAATTAATGTTGGAGATAAACTGCCCGAATTTACCGCTACTGATCAATATGGTAACATCTTTTCAACCAAAGATTTTTCCAAAAAATTTTTAGTAATTTATTTTTATCCCAAAGATAACACCCCAGGATGCACTAAAGAAGCTTGCAACTTTAGAGATTATTCCAAAGAATTTGAAGCATTAGATGCAAGTGTCATAGGGGTAAGTCCAGATGGTATAAAATCACATCAAAAATTTACTGAAAAATACCAATTAAATTTCCCTCTGTTGGTGGATGAAAATAAAGAGCTTTGTAAATATTTTGATGTTTTACAAAATAAGAGCTCTTTTGGAGTGGATTATGTTGGCATTGAACGTTCCACTTTTATTTTAAACAAACAAGGAGAGCTACTCTGGTTAGAAAGACCAGTTAAAGTTGAGGGACATATTGATAGAGTGTTGGATGCATTAAAAAAACTGATGTAA
- the yfhQ gene encoding putative A/G-specific adenine glycosylase YfhQ, whose amino-acid sequence MNNWQNNLIHWFNKNKRIFPWRQNITPYKVWISEIMLQQTRASVVVNYFNKWMARFPTIISLAEASEEEVLKTWEGLGYYSRARNIHKGAQFIINNFQNTIPSNYEDLQLIKGLGPYTIGAILSFAFHKPAAAVDGNVARVMSRFFALEIDITKQKSLAYIRSIILDILPNNNSWEFNEALIELGATLCNKIPLCSNCPLKEECKAYKQNLTTILPIKSKMAKGIKLDRIVYVCIHKDEYLIQQEKPSQLMAGLIEFPYEDFDIQVESIENKRKKWIEKMDISYTSLQTLGKIKQFFTKYSVSLYPIILKINHKIEDSSLYHWKKLDELEKRAFSSGHKRIFDQLKELL is encoded by the coding sequence ATGAATAATTGGCAAAATAATCTAATTCATTGGTTTAACAAAAACAAAAGAATCTTTCCTTGGAGACAAAATATTACTCCTTATAAAGTGTGGATCTCAGAAATTATGCTTCAACAAACAAGAGCGTCAGTTGTAGTTAATTACTTTAATAAATGGATGGCACGCTTTCCGACTATCATAAGCCTGGCGGAAGCCTCCGAAGAAGAAGTATTAAAAACTTGGGAAGGCTTAGGGTATTATTCAAGAGCTAGAAATATTCATAAAGGTGCACAGTTTATTATAAACAACTTTCAAAATACAATTCCCAGTAATTATGAGGACTTACAATTAATTAAAGGTCTCGGTCCCTATACCATTGGAGCTATTTTAAGTTTTGCCTTTCATAAACCAGCAGCGGCAGTTGATGGAAATGTAGCAAGGGTTATGAGTAGATTTTTTGCTTTAGAGATTGATATTACAAAACAAAAATCATTAGCTTACATCCGCTCAATTATTCTAGATATTTTACCTAATAATAATTCTTGGGAATTTAACGAAGCTCTAATTGAGCTTGGTGCTACGCTTTGCAATAAAATACCTTTATGCAGTAATTGCCCCCTCAAAGAAGAATGCAAAGCTTATAAGCAAAATCTAACTACAATACTTCCTATTAAATCAAAAATGGCAAAAGGGATCAAATTAGATCGAATTGTATATGTTTGTATTCATAAAGATGAATATTTGATTCAGCAAGAAAAACCAAGTCAATTAATGGCAGGACTTATCGAATTTCCTTACGAAGATTTTGATATACAGGTCGAATCAATCGAGAATAAAAGAAAAAAATGGATAGAAAAAATGGACATATCCTATACCTCTTTACAAACGCTTGGTAAAATTAAACAATTTTTTACTAAATACAGTGTCAGTCTTTATCCTATAATACTCAAAATTAATCACAAAATAGAGGATAGTTCATTATATCACTGGAAAAAACTGGACGAACTTGAAAAGAGAGCTTTTTCTTCTGGACATAAACGAATTTTTGATCAATTAAAGGAATTATTGTAA